The following is a genomic window from Saprospiraceae bacterium.
TGGGAGGATGATAAAATGGAAATAAAAGCAAACGATATAACTCTACAAACAACCATCACCAAGATACCTAACGGTAACCTGGGTATTGGAACTGGTGCTAACTCTATACAAAATAGATTACAAATAGGCAATCCGACAGGTTTTGTAAATAACGATATTGCTATTGGCAACGGTACACAAGCCATGTCATTATACCAAAGCCCTACTGCTTCAACTTTTCACACCAATACTAATTTTGCTTTTATGCCAGCTAGTGGTACAGGTAATTTAGGAATTGGAACTGATACGCCAACTCAAAAACTTCAAGTATTAGGAAATATAGCCTTAGGCAATGAAATGTATTCTACAGCAACTGCTGGATTGAATATAGTGCCTATTGGTGTCATTAAAATTAATGAAATTGGGGATAATAATCACAACGGCTATTATTTTACACCCTTTTATACAAATGAAGTTGGTAATTTGGGTTATGGTGGAGTTCGAATAATAACATCAGGAGCCGATGATGGTAGGATATTTAACATTCATCTTAATCCAGCAATAACAAACAATTATGTAAAAGTAATAGTTATTGGAGGTGCGGGATTTAACAATTCTAATGCAAGTGCAGCTATATATAGTGCAAAAGCTGAAATAGTTCCTTCGGAACCATTAGGTAACCCAGCAGGCTCTGGAGGTTTATCGTTAAAGATTTTTTATTATGGAGATAATTTGAATTACATGACACCGAATGGAACTTTTTTAATTTATGGAATAAAATAATTTACAAAAAAAGGATGTAGGGATGCAAACAACATCCATTGTCACTTATTTTCATTTTCGATCCGATCATAAATTGAATTACCGAAAAAAATAACCTTAAATTCTGGAACTACAATGATTATATCACCAGGTGTACTGTTTAAGGTGAATGGGCAGTAAGGTTTATAAAGTCATAAGTTGATAAAGTTTTTCTCTCCAAATTCTTAGTCGGCATTTCCGATCTCTAAGTCAAACCCACCACTTACCCTTTTCTCATAAATGGTGCATCTTTTATGTATATGTTTATGACAATTTTGAAGATCATATTTAATAAATATCAATGAGCAGAATTTTATCCTTTATTTTCTTTATCTTTATAGGTTTGGTGGCAGAAGCACAATGTCCTAATGGAAATATAACACTCACCACACAAGCTCAGATCGATAACTTTGCTGCAACTTATCCTGGGTGTTCCAATACCGAGTATGGTATTACTATAGTAGATGATAATGATAGGATGGGCAATATTACTAATCTCAATGGCTTGAGTGGACTTAATTCGATTGGGGGGTTCTTTCAAATTGCTCAAAATGATAATTTAACAAGTACGCATGGTCTGGGTAACATTACTTCGGTAGGTAGTTATTTTACCATTATTGATAATCCTAGCTTGGTCAACCTTGATGGACTAAGTGGCGTTAGTTCAATTACAGGTTTTCTTCATATTGAGAATAATGACGCCTTGACTAATGTTGATGGTTTGAGTAAAGTCTATGGTATTGGTAACCTTTCAGGTATAGGAAATACTTCATATAATAGTATCATTATTAGACGTAACGATTTATTAGAAAATATATCAGGTTTAAAAAATGTACTAACAGATTTCATCACCAGTATAACCATTACCAACAATCCACAACTCGCTTGGTGCGACCTCCCCAACATCTGTTCCTACCTTTCCAACCCGGCAAAACCTTCATCTATATCAGACAATGCTCCAGGCTGCCAATCAAGACCCCAAATCATTACAGAGTGTGTATCACCTTGCCCTACGAGTGATTTTACCTTGAGTACCCAAGCTCAAGTCAATTCTTTTCCAAAAGATACCAAGGTTGCCAAGATATGCCATTCAACATCACCATCAATGAGTCTATACCTGGCCATATGATCCATCTTGACAGCTTGTATGAGTTGCAAACTATCAAAGGCAATCTTTTCATATGGGACAATACCGGCTTGACCAATCTTGATGGCTTAAGTAATCTTGACTCAATAGGTGGTTATTTTTCTTTGGCTGGCAATACTAGTCTAACATCTTTATCAGGCTTAAATAAACTGGACAGCGTACAAGGTGGATTCGAAATAAGCAACAATGCTTTGACCAATCTTAATGGCTTAAATCGTTTAAAAAAAGTTAGTGGATATTTTGCTATTTTTTCCAATCCTACTTTGACTACGTTTGCGGGTTTGGATAGTTTGACTACAGTATCTGGCTTGACTATAAGCAACAATGATGCTTTAGTAAATGTAAACGGCATCAATAAACTAAAAACAAACAATGGTCCATTGAGAATATTCAATAACGCAAATCTTACTCAACTTCTTGCTTTAAATAATTTGACATCAATAAATGGTTTCCTGGAAATATACAACAATAATGCATTGACCTCCCTGGCAGGATTGGGTAATATTGACAATGCTGGTATCACAAATTTAATCATAACAAACTCAAGTCAATTATCTGCATGCAGTTTGCCAGGTATCTGTTCCTATCTTTCTACTGGGAAACCTCACACCATAAGTGGCAATATTTCTGCTTGTATAAACAAAGACTCAATAAATCAGTACTGTGGTCTACCATGCCCCTCTTCTAATGTCTATTTTTCAAAACAAAGCCAGATCGACATTTTTCCTACTTTATATCCAAGCTGTACTGTATTGCCTTCTGACCTTAGTATTACATACTCATTGAATATCACAAATCTTGATAGTCTCTTTCAGCTGACAAAAGTGATGGGCAATGTTAGAATAAGTTATAACAATAGCCTCATCCACCTTAATGGTTTGAGCAATCTGGATACCATCGGTGGATCACTAACCATATCAAAAAATCCTATCAATCAATTAGGCATGACTAATTTAAAAAAGATAGGAAGCTTCTTAGATATATACAATAATCCATTACTCAAAAACCTAAATGGATTAGGAAACTTATCGTCCATCAATGGTGGATTGTACATACAGGACAATAACAATTTGGCATCTATCCATGATCTTACAAATGTAAATTTTGACACTTCAGCTACAATTGTCATTGCTAACAATCCAAACTTATCATGTTGTACAATGCCTAATTTGTGCAATTATTTAAATAACTCAAATAATGCGTATGTACTAGGAAATGCACAAGGATGTATAGATAAAACACAAATCGTCGAAGGCTGCAATGGGACATTTTTTTGGCTGGGTACCACTAATGCCAACTGGTCCACCTTATCCAACTGGCCCTGCGGCATGATACCCAATACCAATGCCAAAGTAGTCATCCCAGACAATGCACCACATCAACCTACCGTGGATATGAATATAGAAGTTAAAAAAATAACGCTAAACGCGGGAGCTACCATGAATATATCACCAGGTGTAGTCTTTAAGGTGAACGGGCAAAATTAGGTTAATACGTGAAAAATTGGTCCAAAGAGCCATAAAAAAACTTTGTTCTTTTCCAATTTTCATCAGAATCTTACCTTTCTCTAAGTCCACGCCACCGAAATCTAATAGACCGAAATTATGATGCCCACGTAATCTAACTTTGAAACATAATTTATCAAAAAAAATAATTCAACATGAAAAATTATCTCTATTTGCTTTTTATTTGCGTAGCTGTATTGGCTAATGCCCAAAATGTGGGTATCAATAATACGGATCCGCAGGCTGCTCTAGATTTGAGCGGAGATTTGAGGTTGCGTACAGCGAACTTAAAACTGCAAGCAGCTATAAATCATAATGTCATATTAGATGAATACGGTAATGGAGTAGTGTATCATTTCATAGGTGATGCAGTTGCGAATGGCGGTGCGATCACAGGTTTTCAAGCCAATAAGGATGGGAGAATTATTACTATTTTTAACAATTGCCTTACAGCTAATATAGTACTTCACGATGAAAGCAATCCCATAAGTTTGGGTAGTGATAAAAAATATAGAATATTAACTGGCTCTGGTGATAGTGCGGTTATCTATCGCAATGGTTCGGTCACCTTAAGATACGATGGCGGTAAAGAACGATGGACTGTAGTGAGCAGCAATAATGTGGATGGATTATCTACGCTAAGCAATACCTGGAATACATTAGGAAATGCAGGTACTACAACAAATAGTTTTATTGGGACAACAGATGGAAAACCTCTTAGAATACGAATTAATAATGTTTCTTCAGGCATTATCGACTCCATCTATCAATCTACTGCTTTAGGGTATAAAGCACTAAAAAACAATACAAATGGTCAAAGCAATACAGCATTCGGATATGAAGCAATGATAGAAAACACAATTGGTGCTAATAATTCTGCTTTTGGTGTAAACGCTCTTTCAAATAACTCGACTGGAAACAATAATACAGCAATTGGGCCTGCAGCATTATATTCAAATGTTACCGGTTCTGAAAATGTTGGTATTGGATTTCAAGCATTAGCTAGTAATGAAGGAAGTTCAAATGTAGCTGTTGGTAATCAATCATTATTATCTAATACAACAGGTAAAAATAATGTGGCCATTGGTGATAATTCATTGTCCAATAGTATGGTAATTAATAGTCTTGTAGCAATTGGAGATAGTGCAATGTACAAGAGTACAAACGGTGAACAAAATACCGCAATAGGCTCTAAAGCTTTGTATAATAATATTAGTGGTGATTTTAATACTGCGGTTGGTTATCTATCATTAAAAGAAAATACAGGCTCTAACAATACAGCGGTTGGTAGAGCAACATTATTTTTGAACTCTACAGGTGAAAATAATACAGCAGTTGGGACTGATGCAATGATACTAAATACAACTGGAAGTATTAATACAGCTGTAGGGAGTAATGCTTTGCGACAAAATACTTTTGGTTACTCCAATACTGCATTGGGTGCTAGTTCACTGTATACTAACACGACAGGTTATGACAACACCGCAATAGGCACAGGAACATTAAATAGTAATGTTGGTGGTAATGCGAATGTTGCTGTTGGTCGAAATGCTTTAGCGTCCAATATTTCTGGTAGTAGTAATATTGCTATTGGGCCAGGTACATTATACAAGAATGTGATTTCAAACTATCAAGTTGCTATAGGTGACAGTGCATTACATAATTTCCGAACTACTGACAACTTTATAGGTCGCAATATTGCGTTGGGAGCCTTTTCTTCATATAGTAATATTGCTGGAGATGATAATATAGCATTGGGCTATAATTCTCTTAGTGAAAATCTTTTTGGAAATAGAAATATAGCAATTGGTAATGGAGCACTACAACATATGGGTTTTGATTTACCTATTAATTCCCAATATGCCAATGATAATATAGCCATTGGAACTGGATCACAAAGATCAGGTGCCGAAGGTCGTAAGAATACAACATTGGGACATCTATCATTAAATACAAACCTTTATGGTATAAATAATACAGCAGTGGGAGCTAATGCACTATTTTTAAATAGAGGAAGTGCAAATATTGGTATTGGAGTAAGTGCAGGATCTGAATCTTCTGATGCAGCAAGAGATGTAAATAACACTATCACAATTGGTAATAATGTTTCGACCAATGTTTCCAATCATGTACTCATTGGAAATCCCTTACATGCAGGCAATTATTATATTTGGGGAAGTGGCTGGGGTACAGCAAGTGATGAAAGGGTGAAAAATTCTGTGAAAGATGATGTACAAGGGCTAAGTTTCATAAAGAAATTAAGACCTGTGACTTATCATTACGATGTGGACAAGATATGTGAATTGGCAAATCAGAGACCTGAGACATTATTCGCTGAGGCAAAAAACCGTTCGAACAATCGGGTTTTTACTGGTTTTATAGCTCAAGAAGTGGCACAAGCAGCAAAAGAATGTGATTTTAATTTTAGTGGCGTTACAGCT
Proteins encoded in this region:
- a CDS encoding tail fiber domain-containing protein, whose protein sequence is MKNYLYLLFICVAVLANAQNVGINNTDPQAALDLSGDLRLRTANLKLQAAINHNVILDEYGNGVVYHFIGDAVANGGAITGFQANKDGRIITIFNNCLTANIVLHDESNPISLGSDKKYRILTGSGDSAVIYRNGSVTLRYDGGKERWTVVSSNNVDGLSTLSNTWNTLGNAGTTTNSFIGTTDGKPLRIRINNVSSGIIDSIYQSTALGYKALKNNTNGQSNTAFGYEAMIENTIGANNSAFGVNALSNNSTGNNNTAIGPAALYSNVTGSENVGIGFQALASNEGSSNVAVGNQSLLSNTTGKNNVAIGDNSLSNSMVINSLVAIGDSAMYKSTNGEQNTAIGSKALYNNISGDFNTAVGYLSLKENTGSNNTAVGRATLFLNSTGENNTAVGTDAMILNTTGSINTAVGSNALRQNTFGYSNTALGASSLYTNTTGYDNTAIGTGTLNSNVGGNANVAVGRNALASNISGSSNIAIGPGTLYKNVISNYQVAIGDSALHNFRTTDNFIGRNIALGAFSSYSNIAGDDNIALGYNSLSENLFGNRNIAIGNGALQHMGFDLPINSQYANDNIAIGTGSQRSGAEGRKNTTLGHLSLNTNLYGINNTAVGANALFLNRGSANIGIGVSAGSESSDAARDVNNTITIGNNVSTNVSNHVLIGNPLHAGNYYIWGSGWGTASDERVKNSVKDDVQGLSFIKKLRPVTYHYDVDKICELANQRPETLFAEAKNRSNNRVFTGFIAQEVAQAAKECDFNFSGVTAPVEGWDIYTLNYTDFIMPMVKAIQEQQLQIEDMKKYIDSAKSEIPKQQLIINAQNKKIEVLEAALISIKDKLDIK